In Benincasa hispida cultivar B227 chromosome 8, ASM972705v1, whole genome shotgun sequence, the sequence CAATCACTTTTATTTGAAAGGGGATCTGGGTATGGCTGAAGTTTGTTATCAACACTGGATCTGGGTTAGGATTTTCCTCTATTTGAAAGGGGAAAAATTGCTTCGAGTTGTTTCAACACTTAAACCAAACGAAAGGAAGCAAAGTAGGAAGCAAAGTAGAATGGTGTGCATAGTTTGATTTGGTTTGGTTCAGTTTTGGGTATAGAGAACAGAAGTAGGATGGATGGAATGCATGTCAATTACTGGTGTGTTAAATTTACTGACAAGATATATATTTGGCCCATATTTAGTCTCTATTCTTTAGaaagtttcaatttaattctttatatgtgggtattttttttttttttatcccttatgattattttattatcattattcaTTTTAGATCAACAACATTGATCAAGGTATACACTTTAACTAGTTGAACTATGCCTATGTTAATGAGactaatatatcaaaatttgtttATGGACTTACATGATGAACATTGATTGAGTTTGCCAAaagttagagaaaaaaattcaaaatttcaatcaaTATCCTACCAAATGGAgtataaattaaacaaatctcTTCTATATGATATATGTTTGTAAATTTATCATCCATCATGATTAAAAAGGCTAAGACATAAGGGACTTCTAAAAAAAAGCCTATAGatactaaattgaaaaatacaTCTATATTAGAGACAAACATATATTTAGCCTTCCATTTATGCAGTATAGATAAAGGGTAATGGGAGAAGTTTTGGGAATGATTTTTTAGTTGGATTGTGTTCCTTTTTCCCAAAACAAACCCTGCTCTTTAGTTGTActcaagaaaagagaaaaagtcTATTCTTTatccaaaatttcttcaaaacaGCTAGATATTAGCTATCTCAGATTTggtttcttttaattcaaaatttgaacttAAAAGGAGGAATCTTGATCAATCATTAGCCATTACCTCccccattttcaaattcatCTTTTCCATCATTGACTGAAAAAACGAATCCTTTTTTTATCAATATGTTAAACAGCAACAGCTCAAGTTCTACCACTACGACATTCACTATTTTTGCCACCTTAAAGTCAGTACTGCTTCAGAAGCCAAATATTTAAGTTCCAGAATTAAGCAGGAAAATCTTACTGTAAAATAGTCAAGGAAACCAAACAAAACAGACCAATCGctcaacaaaattaaataataatttgaatctCTCGGGCAACAATCTCAGACTGAAATAGCTAATGCTCATCAAATTATAGAAATCATACGAAATCATCTTCTTTTACTGTGGCTAAGGTCATAATGATAAGTGAATAATAATACTACATTCTCTACCATGCTGCTAAACCACCAATACTCTGAGCTTCCAAACGAATGCTAAGCCGGTAACAACGGAAGGTAACATCAGTAAAATCTACCGAGAAGTATCGATAATTTAAGACAGATAGAACTACTTCTGGGCACCATTAGGCAGATTGGTAGCTTTACTGTCTGATGGGTTCAGCTCATCCCAAGCTTCAATCCAAGTGACCATGGCATCTGCAAGCTTGGTGAAGTATTCATCAACACCACCAAGCTTTGCTTTAACTTGCTTGGAGAGTTCAATGTAGCATTCCTGCACTGTGGTGCAATCTTTTGGAAGTTTAACAGCTTGGAAAAATGGTATCAGTTCTTCTTGCCAATATATTCCCTTATATTCTTTCTTCAGGTTCACAAATGGGTTGCTTGCTTTGCTGTGCCAAATGTAGGGCAATCCCGTCTTCACTCCATATCCAAGATGGTCACATATAACCTAGTACACAAGATCCCATGGTCCAAATACGATCAGCTACGATTGAGGTAGTGCAAAACATGGGAAAACAATAATGAAAATAACAGAAAGAATCATCTGATCATCGAATGACAATGTACCTTCATGCACCAGCCAGCCCACATATCGTCGTAGCGGCCAATTGGCTGACCATCACCCATGAGACCAAAATACATCGCTGGGCCAATCAGATCACGGTCAAATGCCAGATTCATTCCACACATGGGGAAGAGGGTTGACTTCGGAATTGTCAAGACTGCATCTACATACCTATAGTGTAGCTAAATAATCAACTTCTGATAACTGGGCAAGTAAATGCTGAACTCTAGTATAATGCAAAAGGTTTATaccttttatttctctcaagAGGCTTCACGAGCTGGGTGGGAGCATCATAATCCGGGATGTTCAGCCACAGGCCATG encodes:
- the LOC120083020 gene encoding probable UDP-arabinopyranose mutase 2, with the protein product MADSKVSPVPLLKDELDIVIPTIRNLDFLEMWRPFFQPYHLIIVQDGDPSKVIKVPEGFDYELYNRNDINRILGPKASCISFKDSACRCFGYMVSKKKYIYTIDDDCFVAKDPSGKDINALEQHIKNLLTPATPHFFNTLYDPYREGADFVRGYPFSLREGVLTAVSHGLWLNIPDYDAPTQLVKPLERNKRYVDAVLTIPKSTLFPMCGMNLAFDRDLIGPAMYFGLMGDGQPIGRYDDMWAGWCMKVICDHLGYGVKTGLPYIWHSKASNPFVNLKKEYKGIYWQEELIPFFQAVKLPKDCTTVQECYIELSKQVKAKLGGVDEYFTKLADAMVTWIEAWDELNPSDSKATNLPNGAQK